A region of Massilia sp. KIM DNA encodes the following proteins:
- the dbpA gene encoding ATP-dependent RNA helicase DbpA produces MTSFASLPLKQLFLANLATLGYHEMTEIQAASLPAVLEGRDLIAQAKTGSGKTAAFGIGILHKLNPAWFAVQGLVLCPTRELADQVAGELRRLARGVGNVKILTLTGGVSMRPQIASLEFGAHIVVGTPGRIRDHLGRASLDLSKVQTLVLDEADRMTDMGFYDEIANIVRATPQRRQTLLFSATYPDDIREATAPFLRDPLEIAVESRHDATRIDQRFYEIGFDGRVDAVARLLRHHKPVSALAFCNTKARCREVAEALREQGFSALALYGELEQQERDEILVLFANRSCSVLVATDVAARGLDIADLDTVINVDVSKDPEVHVHRIGRTGRGAGSGMAHTLCAPNESKWVRLVEEYQDAQAVWERLDALEEDADAVAPAPMVTLNIAGGKKAKLRAGDLLGALTGDAGLTKDQVGKINIGEFSSYVALERHAARAAVARLSAGSTLGPDYGAIKGRWFKMRFVDPFGKL; encoded by the coding sequence ATGACGTCCTTCGCCTCCCTGCCCCTCAAGCAGCTCTTCCTCGCCAACCTCGCCACGCTCGGCTACCACGAAATGACCGAGATCCAGGCCGCCAGCCTGCCCGCCGTGCTCGAGGGCCGCGACCTGATCGCCCAGGCCAAGACCGGCAGCGGCAAGACCGCCGCCTTCGGCATCGGCATCCTGCACAAGCTCAATCCGGCCTGGTTCGCGGTCCAGGGCCTGGTGCTGTGCCCGACGCGCGAACTGGCCGACCAGGTGGCGGGCGAGCTGCGGCGCCTGGCGCGCGGGGTCGGCAACGTCAAGATCCTCACCCTCACCGGCGGCGTCTCGATGCGGCCCCAGATCGCCTCGCTCGAATTCGGCGCCCACATCGTGGTCGGCACCCCGGGCCGCATCCGCGACCACCTCGGGCGCGCCAGCCTCGACCTGTCCAAGGTCCAGACCCTGGTGCTGGACGAAGCCGACCGCATGACCGACATGGGCTTCTACGACGAAATCGCCAACATCGTGCGCGCCACGCCCCAGCGCCGCCAGACCCTGCTGTTCTCGGCCACCTATCCGGACGATATCCGCGAGGCCACCGCGCCCTTCCTGCGCGACCCGCTCGAGATCGCGGTCGAGAGCCGCCACGACGCCACCCGCATCGACCAGCGCTTCTACGAGATCGGCTTCGACGGCCGGGTGGACGCGGTGGCGCGCCTGCTCAGGCACCACAAGCCGGTGTCGGCCCTGGCCTTCTGCAACACCAAGGCGCGCTGCCGCGAAGTGGCCGAGGCCCTGCGCGAACAGGGCTTCTCGGCGCTCGCCCTGTACGGCGAACTGGAGCAGCAGGAACGCGACGAGATCCTGGTGCTGTTCGCCAACCGCAGCTGCTCGGTTCTGGTCGCGACCGACGTGGCGGCGCGCGGCCTGGACATCGCCGACCTCGACACCGTGATCAATGTCGACGTGTCGAAGGACCCCGAGGTCCACGTGCACCGCATCGGCCGCACCGGACGCGGCGCGGGCAGCGGCATGGCCCACACCCTGTGCGCGCCCAACGAAAGCAAGTGGGTGCGCCTGGTCGAGGAATACCAGGATGCGCAGGCGGTGTGGGAACGCCTGGATGCGCTCGAGGAAGATGCCGACGCTGTAGCGCCCGCGCCCATGGTGACGCTCAACATCGCCGGCGGCAAGAAAGCCAAGCTGCGCGCCGGCGACCTGCTGGGCGCCCTCACCGGCGACGCCGGCCTGACGAAGGACCAGGTGGGCAAGATCAACATCGGCGAATTCAGCAGTTACGTCGCCCTCGAGCGCCACGCGGCGCGGGCGGCGGTGGCGCGCCTGAGCGCCGGCAGCACCCTCGGCCCCGACTACGGCGCCATCAAGGGACGCTGGTTCAAGATGCGCTTCGTCGACCCTTTTGGGAAATTGTGA
- a CDS encoding TssQ family T6SS-associated lipoprotein, which translates to MKRSLSALSLLALFTLAGCAQLEPLFGKRDPHRPPARVEERSRPRAERAERPERGERAERVLRPERPPQPDRDELALREGINLYNDGEFNAAIKRLNSADMNGASLRNRVTALKYTAFSYCVTGRQALCRQTFDRALRLDPGFDLGPGEHSHPLWGPVFAKAKQSVAR; encoded by the coding sequence GTGAAACGGTCCCTGTCCGCGCTTTCCCTGCTGGCCTTGTTCACCCTGGCGGGTTGCGCCCAGCTCGAGCCGCTGTTCGGCAAGCGCGACCCGCACCGGCCGCCCGCCCGGGTCGAGGAAAGATCGCGCCCGCGGGCCGAGCGCGCCGAGCGTCCGGAGCGCGGAGAACGCGCCGAGCGCGTGCTGCGCCCGGAACGCCCGCCGCAGCCGGACCGCGACGAGCTCGCCCTGCGCGAGGGCATCAACCTGTACAACGACGGGGAGTTCAACGCCGCCATCAAGCGTCTCAACTCGGCCGACATGAACGGGGCCTCGCTGCGCAACCGGGTCACGGCCCTGAAGTACACGGCCTTCAGCTATTGCGTCACCGGCCGCCAGGCCCTGTGCCGCCAGACCTTCGACCGCGCCCTCAGGCTCGACCCCGGTTTCGACCTCGGCCCCGGCGAACACAGCCACCCGCTGTGGGGGCCGGTGTTCGCCAAGGCCAAGCAGTCGGTGGCGCGCTGA
- a CDS encoding class I SAM-dependent methyltransferase: MERIAWTEGGQERSARWRSESGWPAPKKVVIADDTMNADTAYRLALDGTALLWRGDYQNARQLLQALVRRIEHKSERARRAKSKPPATPAEAFHRHRLSQLQRARTLAMLLIPFEADHAIPLRRAPDARLACLEAYGVADEAYVASLRELLGVIGAHEWRRKGVPIPALDERIHPWYGVFSPVRGEYVELVAQAPLPAGAKEAFDIGAGTGVLSAVLARRGLRVTATDMDVRALGCARENIARLGLGPQVEVIQADLFPPGRAPLVVCNPPWLPGKPSSAIEYAIYDPDSRMLKGFLAGLAAHLETGGEGWLILSDLAEHLGLRSREQLLGWIADAGLAVAARHDTRPVHGKASDPDDPLHAARAREVTSLWRLRAA, from the coding sequence ATGGAACGCATCGCATGGACTGAAGGCGGCCAGGAGCGCTCGGCGCGCTGGCGTTCCGAGAGCGGCTGGCCGGCGCCGAAGAAAGTGGTGATCGCCGACGACACCATGAACGCCGACACCGCCTACCGCCTGGCGCTGGACGGCACCGCCCTGCTCTGGCGCGGCGACTACCAGAACGCGCGCCAGCTCCTGCAAGCCCTGGTGCGCCGGATCGAACACAAGAGCGAGCGCGCGCGCCGCGCCAAGTCGAAGCCGCCGGCCACGCCGGCCGAGGCCTTCCACCGCCACCGCCTGTCCCAGCTGCAGCGGGCGCGCACGCTGGCGATGCTCCTGATTCCCTTCGAGGCCGACCACGCCATTCCCCTGCGGCGCGCACCCGACGCCCGCCTGGCCTGCCTGGAAGCCTACGGCGTGGCCGACGAAGCCTACGTGGCCTCGCTGCGCGAGCTGCTGGGCGTGATCGGGGCCCACGAATGGCGCCGCAAGGGCGTGCCGATCCCGGCCCTCGACGAGCGCATCCATCCCTGGTACGGGGTGTTCTCGCCGGTGCGCGGCGAATACGTCGAGCTGGTGGCCCAGGCGCCCCTGCCCGCCGGGGCCAAGGAGGCCTTCGACATCGGCGCCGGCACCGGCGTGCTGTCGGCGGTGCTGGCGCGGCGCGGCCTGCGCGTGACCGCCACCGACATGGACGTGCGCGCGCTCGGCTGCGCGCGCGAGAACATCGCGCGCCTGGGCCTCGGGCCCCAGGTCGAGGTGATCCAGGCCGACCTGTTTCCCCCGGGCCGCGCGCCGCTGGTGGTGTGCAATCCGCCCTGGCTGCCGGGCAAGCCCAGCTCGGCCATCGAATACGCGATCTACGATCCGGACAGCCGCATGCTCAAGGGTTTCCTGGCAGGCCTCGCCGCCCACCTGGAAACGGGCGGCGAAGGCTGGCTGATCCTGTCCGACCTGGCCGAGCACCTCGGCCTGCGCAGCCGCGAGCAGCTGCTGGGCTGGATCGCCGACGCCGGCCTGGCGGTGGCCGCGCGCCACGACACCCGCCCCGTGCACGGCAAGGCCAGCGACCCGGACGATCCGCTGCATGCGGCGCGCGCCAGGGAAGTGACCTCGCTGTGGCGCCTGCGCGCTGCATGA
- a CDS encoding elongation factor P has product MKFAKEIRVGNIIMVDEKPFIVLRSDVNGSSRTGFTYKWKMKNLLTNAPLENVFRGDDKFDVVILDKKPVTYSYFADPLFVFMDEEYNQYEIEEENMGDAVNYLKDGMECEAVFYDGKAISVELPTTIARQVVYSEPAVKGNTSGNVLKEAKIENAIEGRQHTVMVPLFVSQDDVIEIDTRTNEYKKVVRN; this is encoded by the coding sequence ATGAAATTCGCAAAAGAAATTCGCGTCGGTAACATCATCATGGTTGATGAGAAGCCCTTCATCGTTCTGCGTTCGGACGTCAACGGTTCGAGCCGCACCGGCTTCACCTACAAGTGGAAGATGAAGAACCTGCTGACCAACGCCCCGCTGGAAAACGTGTTCCGCGGCGACGACAAGTTCGACGTCGTCATCCTGGACAAGAAGCCGGTGACCTACTCGTACTTCGCCGATCCGCTGTTCGTCTTCATGGATGAAGAGTACAACCAGTACGAAATCGAAGAAGAGAACATGGGCGACGCCGTCAACTACCTGAAAGACGGTATGGAATGCGAAGCCGTGTTCTACGACGGCAAGGCGATCTCGGTCGAACTGCCGACCACCATCGCGCGCCAGGTGGTGTACTCGGAGCCGGCCGTCAAGGGTAACACTTCGGGTAACGTCCTGAAGGAAGCCAAGATCGAGAACGCGATCGAAGGCCGCCAGCACACCGTGATGGTGCCGCTGTTCGTGAGCCAGGACGACGTGATCGAGATCGACACCCGTACCAACGAGTACAAGAAAGTCGTGCGTAACTAA
- the earP gene encoding elongation factor P maturation arginine rhamnosyltransferase EarP has product MSSGAPRTVPAMSPPATAATTLVIFCKVVDNYGDIGICWRLARQLRHEHAVAVTLWVDDLASFRRICPEVAPGAELQEVQGVTVRHWAGQDGVFAPSEVADIVIEFFGCELPPGYVEAMAQRTPRPVWLNYEGLTAEEWVEGCHRLPSMHPRLKLTKHFFFPGFTPRTGGLLHEADLEARRAAFQGDPAAMAGFLRGLGLGEAEIAARKVSLFCYPHAPVAALLRAWEEGDEAVACLVPEGVAADAVRDFLGAAPVAGAAGARGKLSLRVLPFLPQPDYDLLLWACDLNFVRGEDSWVRAQWAQRPFIWHIYPQDENLHHKKLAAFLGRYAASLPALSMFSLGWNGATAIGDWAGAWRLLREELPQVAARAAPWTEEVLANGDLATLLLDFACELGRGEENRV; this is encoded by the coding sequence CTGTCATCCGGCGCTCCGCGCACAGTCCCCGCCATGTCCCCGCCAGCCACCGCCGCCACTACGCTCGTGATCTTCTGCAAGGTCGTCGACAACTATGGCGACATCGGCATCTGCTGGCGCCTGGCGCGCCAACTGCGCCACGAGCACGCCGTGGCGGTCACGCTCTGGGTTGACGACCTGGCGAGCTTCCGGCGCATCTGTCCCGAGGTCGCGCCCGGCGCCGAGCTGCAGGAAGTGCAGGGCGTGACGGTGCGCCACTGGGCCGGCCAGGACGGCGTCTTCGCCCCGTCCGAGGTGGCGGACATCGTGATCGAGTTCTTCGGCTGCGAACTGCCGCCCGGCTATGTCGAGGCGATGGCGCAGCGTACGCCGCGTCCGGTGTGGCTGAATTACGAGGGCTTGACGGCCGAGGAATGGGTGGAGGGCTGCCACCGGCTGCCTTCCATGCATCCACGCCTGAAGCTGACCAAGCATTTCTTTTTCCCCGGCTTCACGCCGCGCACCGGCGGCCTGCTGCACGAAGCCGACCTGGAGGCGCGCCGCGCCGCCTTCCAGGGCGACCCGGCCGCGATGGCCGGCTTCCTGCGCGGCCTGGGCCTGGGCGAGGCCGAGATCGCGGCGCGCAAGGTCTCGCTGTTCTGCTACCCGCACGCGCCGGTGGCCGCCTTGCTGCGCGCCTGGGAGGAGGGCGACGAAGCGGTCGCCTGCCTGGTGCCGGAGGGCGTGGCGGCGGACGCGGTGCGCGATTTCCTGGGCGCGGCGCCGGTGGCCGGCGCGGCCGGCGCGCGTGGCAAGCTCAGCCTGCGCGTGCTGCCCTTCCTGCCCCAGCCGGATTACGACCTGCTGCTCTGGGCCTGCGACCTGAACTTCGTGCGCGGGGAGGATTCCTGGGTGCGCGCGCAATGGGCGCAACGCCCTTTCATTTGGCACATTTACCCGCAAGATGAGAACCTGCACCATAAGAAACTGGCCGCCTTCCTCGGACGCTACGCGGCCAGCTTGCCGGCCCTGAGCATGTTCTCGCTTGGCTGGAACGGCGCCACGGCGATCGGCGACTGGGCCGGGGCCTGGCGCTTGCTGCGCGAGGAACTGCCCCAGGTCGCCGCGCGGGCGGCGCCCTGGACCGAGGAAGTGCTGGCGAATGGCGATTTGGCGACGCTGCTGCTCGATTTCGCTTGCGAGCTGGGGCGGGGCGAGGAAAATCGGGTATAA
- a CDS encoding amidase produces the protein MDRRDFVRLGVAAGAVAGMANAAAAPDAGGILDAGVREQQDAMRTGKLSSKELVTRYLARIKAIDQSGPRINSVIETNPEALAIAAERDRERAAGKLRGPLHGIPVLLKDNIATGDKMSTSAGSLALAGVRASKDAHIAALLREAGAVILGKTNLSEWANMRSTRSTSGWSARGGQTRNPYALDRNTSGSSSGAGAAMAAGLATLAVGTETDGSIVSPSSICGIVGIKPTLGLVSRSGIIPIAHSQDTAGPMTRTVADAALLLAALAGEDEADAATRGSAARKADYAAALRKDGLKGKRIGVARNFFGSNDGVDALIEKELAVLKAQGAVLVEVKVPNTDKYNESEMAVLLHEFRPGLEAYLAAYAPHAPVKTMADVIAFNDRHAGKEMPWFGQEHLIAAQAKPGLEAREYKEALANNLRYAREEGIDQVLREHRLDALVAPTGGPAWLTDYVNGDHYTGSFSSPAAVAGYPHVTVPAGYLRGLPIGISFVGTAWSDAALIGMAYAYEQATRHRRAPGYPASINPKA, from the coding sequence ATGGATCGCAGGGATTTCGTTCGACTGGGTGTGGCAGCCGGCGCCGTGGCCGGCATGGCGAATGCGGCGGCGGCCCCGGATGCCGGCGGCATCCTCGACGCGGGCGTGCGGGAGCAGCAGGACGCCATGCGCACCGGAAAGCTCAGCTCGAAGGAGTTGGTGACGCGCTACCTGGCCCGCATCAAGGCCATCGACCAGTCCGGTCCGCGCATCAACTCGGTCATCGAAACCAATCCCGAGGCCTTGGCGATCGCCGCCGAACGCGACCGCGAGCGCGCCGCCGGCAAGCTGCGCGGTCCGCTGCACGGCATTCCCGTCCTGCTCAAGGACAATATCGCCACCGGCGACAAGATGAGCACCAGCGCCGGTTCGCTCGCCCTGGCCGGGGTGCGCGCCAGCAAGGACGCCCATATCGCGGCCCTGCTGCGCGAGGCCGGCGCCGTCATCCTCGGCAAGACCAACCTGTCGGAATGGGCGAACATGCGCTCGACCCGCTCGACCAGCGGCTGGAGCGCGCGCGGCGGCCAGACCCGCAACCCCTATGCCCTCGACCGCAACACCAGCGGCTCGAGCTCGGGCGCGGGCGCGGCGATGGCGGCCGGCCTGGCCACGCTCGCGGTCGGCACCGAAACCGATGGCTCCATCGTCTCGCCTTCCTCGATCTGCGGCATCGTCGGCATCAAGCCCACGCTGGGCCTGGTCAGCCGCAGCGGCATCATCCCGATCGCCCATTCGCAGGACACGGCCGGCCCGATGACCCGCACGGTGGCCGACGCCGCGCTGCTGCTGGCCGCCCTGGCCGGCGAGGACGAGGCGGACGCCGCGACCCGCGGCAGCGCCGCGCGCAAGGCGGATTACGCTGCGGCCCTGCGCAAGGACGGCCTGAAGGGCAAGCGCATCGGCGTGGCGCGCAATTTCTTCGGCTCGAACGACGGCGTCGACGCCCTGATCGAGAAGGAGCTGGCGGTGCTGAAGGCCCAGGGCGCGGTGCTGGTCGAGGTCAAGGTCCCCAACACCGACAAGTACAACGAGAGCGAGATGGCGGTGCTGCTGCACGAGTTCCGCCCCGGCCTGGAGGCCTATCTCGCGGCCTATGCGCCGCATGCTCCGGTCAAGACCATGGCCGATGTCATCGCCTTCAACGACAGGCACGCGGGCAAGGAAATGCCCTGGTTCGGCCAGGAGCACCTGATCGCGGCCCAGGCCAAGCCGGGGCTGGAGGCGCGCGAGTACAAGGAGGCGCTGGCCAACAACCTGCGCTATGCGCGCGAGGAGGGCATCGACCAGGTGCTGCGCGAGCACAGGCTGGACGCGCTGGTGGCGCCCACCGGCGGCCCGGCCTGGCTGACCGACTACGTCAATGGCGACCACTACACCGGCAGTTTTTCCTCGCCGGCGGCGGTGGCCGGCTATCCCCACGTGACGGTGCCGGCCGGCTACCTGCGCGGGCTGCCGATCGGCATCTCCTTCGTGGGCACGGCCTGGAGCGACGCGGCGCTGATCGGCATGGCCTATGCCTACGAGCAGGCCACGCGCCACCGCCGCGCGCCGGGCTATCCGGCCAGCATCAACCCGAAGGCCTGA
- a CDS encoding AAA family ATPase, whose amino-acid sequence MRILRISGKNLASLAAEFTVDFEAEPLASSGLFAISGPTGAGKSTLLDALCLALYDATPRLLKRAGSQLPDVGGDTVSALDPRTLLRRGAAEAWSEVDFVGSDEGRYRARWSVRRAYGKPGGALQPSKMSLHRLPDLVAIGGTKTEVAAEIAQRIGLSFEQFTRAVLLAQNEFSAFLKTDENERGELLETLTGTTIYSDISRRAFERYRAEQARTQMLSAQLANQAPLAPEARATLEAESASADLALQALEARQALLEQQLRWHQEAAKLERGEEAAAQALAEAAAARDAAGERRRRLATLEAVQPARPLLAELERLNGERQAATSSTAKLEAELAAALELRRQAGAGLDAALVEVDAAEEALRAAGPQLDRAKALDAAIATLAPGHAQAQAALESARAEARAARAGLQAKADELERARKARDGADAWLAAHARLAPMASQWPRWERLLVQAGEAAAGLQGSQEALAHTRRGALDAGERATAAAAALSRALESVSAQEAARAAATAALESFDGAALARERQQLEQRRERLLQAQHTWTELAAARASLGALARELDHADTARATAERELLALGAAAPALEAAMTQSERSLAAAELACAASVEQLRAALADDAPCPVCGGLDHPYRHQDAQLHAMLSGLRAEVERCRGAVRANGAAQATQDAILGSARERLAALAQQRGALDGRIAALADEWEQHPAALEAPAEAEREAWFADARAALREAAEELVRGEQAMRQAAAARDAAQAELDKAQAARQRLQAALDAERETSARLAADLQAQSARLEAASGQLDTLLAELDPVLADACGDGWQAAWRREPAAWRAARALEAAQWAEQTGLQTRSAAAIATLDTELAAAQERIAQIDRGGAQVAAECQRIGDELARMRAERGALWQGRAALEVERELGAALAAARERLAARQGAANEAAQAETRARAALGQLAQRIAELDGAGAQAAAALADWLEDYRRHADGLDAVEDGAALAQLLNVGAAWLAQERAALGALEAAVTGATVVLGERRAQRQAHLESAPAGGQPMEEVQAAFEALGQERRAAHDTATSLRLQLAQDDARREQARSALAEIERQQEVEQRWGKLAELIGSADGKKFRNYAQQFTLDVLLGYANAHLAQLARRYRLERVTYANAPSLALMVRDQDMGGEIRSVNSLSGGESFLVSLALALGLASLSSNRVRVESLFIDEGFGSLDSETLGVAMDALDALQSLGRKVGVISHVQEMTERIATKVLVRPAGGGSSLVIVE is encoded by the coding sequence ATGAGGATCCTGCGCATCAGCGGCAAGAACCTGGCCTCGCTGGCCGCCGAATTCACGGTCGATTTCGAGGCCGAGCCGCTCGCTTCGAGCGGCCTGTTCGCCATCAGCGGCCCCACCGGGGCGGGCAAGAGCACCCTGCTCGACGCCCTCTGCCTGGCCCTGTACGACGCCACCCCGCGCCTGCTCAAGCGCGCCGGCAGCCAGTTGCCCGACGTGGGCGGCGACACCGTCTCGGCCCTCGATCCGCGCACCCTGCTGCGGCGCGGCGCGGCCGAGGCCTGGTCGGAAGTCGATTTCGTCGGCAGCGACGAGGGCCGTTACCGGGCGCGCTGGAGCGTGCGGCGCGCCTACGGCAAGCCGGGCGGCGCCCTCCAGCCTTCCAAGATGAGCCTGCACCGCCTGCCCGACCTGGTCGCCATCGGCGGCACCAAGACCGAGGTCGCGGCCGAGATCGCGCAGCGCATCGGCCTGTCCTTCGAGCAGTTCACGCGCGCCGTGCTGCTGGCCCAGAACGAGTTCTCGGCCTTCCTGAAAACCGACGAGAACGAACGCGGCGAACTGCTCGAAACCCTCACCGGCACCACCATCTACAGCGACATCTCGCGCCGCGCCTTCGAGCGCTACCGCGCCGAGCAGGCGCGCACCCAGATGCTGAGCGCGCAACTGGCCAACCAGGCCCCGCTGGCGCCGGAGGCGCGCGCCACCCTGGAAGCCGAGAGCGCAAGCGCCGACCTGGCCCTGCAGGCGCTGGAAGCGCGCCAGGCGCTGCTGGAGCAGCAACTGCGCTGGCACCAGGAAGCCGCCAAGCTGGAACGCGGCGAGGAAGCCGCCGCCCAGGCCCTGGCCGAGGCCGCGGCGGCGCGCGACGCGGCCGGCGAACGCCGCCGGCGCCTGGCGACCCTGGAGGCGGTGCAGCCGGCCCGGCCGCTGCTGGCCGAGCTCGAGCGCCTGAACGGGGAACGCCAGGCGGCCACTTCTTCCACCGCCAAGCTCGAAGCCGAGCTCGCCGCCGCCCTCGAACTGCGGCGCCAGGCGGGCGCCGGACTGGACGCCGCGCTGGTCGAGGTCGACGCGGCCGAGGAAGCCCTGCGTGCGGCCGGCCCCCAGCTGGACCGCGCCAAGGCCCTGGACGCCGCCATCGCCACCCTGGCCCCTGGCCACGCCCAGGCCCAGGCCGCGCTGGAGTCGGCCCGCGCCGAGGCGCGCGCGGCGCGTGCCGGCCTGCAGGCCAAGGCCGACGAGCTGGAGCGCGCCCGCAAGGCGCGCGACGGCGCTGATGCCTGGCTGGCCGCGCACGCCCGCCTGGCCCCGATGGCGAGCCAGTGGCCGCGCTGGGAACGCCTGCTGGTGCAGGCCGGCGAGGCCGCCGCCGGGCTACAAGGCAGCCAGGAAGCCCTCGCACACACCCGGCGCGGCGCGCTCGACGCCGGCGAGCGCGCGACCGCCGCCGCAGCCGCGCTGTCCCGGGCGCTGGAAAGCGTGAGCGCGCAGGAAGCCGCGCGCGCCGCCGCCACGGCCGCGCTGGAAAGCTTCGACGGCGCCGCCTTGGCCAGGGAGCGCCAGCAGCTCGAACAGCGCCGCGAACGCCTGCTGCAGGCCCAGCACACCTGGACCGAGCTGGCCGCGGCGCGCGCCTCCCTGGGGGCACTGGCGCGCGAGCTCGACCATGCCGACACCGCGCGCGCGACCGCCGAGCGCGAGCTGCTTGCGCTCGGCGCGGCCGCTCCCGCGCTGGAGGCCGCCATGACCCAGTCCGAGCGCTCGCTGGCGGCTGCCGAACTGGCCTGCGCGGCCAGCGTGGAGCAGTTGCGCGCGGCCCTCGCCGACGACGCGCCCTGCCCGGTGTGCGGCGGCCTTGATCATCCCTACCGCCACCAGGACGCCCAGCTGCACGCGATGCTGTCCGGCCTGCGCGCCGAGGTCGAGCGCTGCCGGGGCGCGGTGCGCGCCAATGGCGCCGCGCAGGCCACCCAGGACGCGATCCTCGGCTCGGCGCGCGAGCGCCTGGCGGCCCTGGCCCAGCAGCGAGGCGCGCTGGACGGGCGCATCGCCGCCCTGGCCGACGAATGGGAGCAGCATCCCGCCGCCCTTGAGGCGCCGGCCGAAGCCGAGCGCGAGGCCTGGTTCGCCGACGCGCGCGCCGCCCTGCGCGAGGCCGCCGAGGAGCTCGTGCGCGGCGAGCAGGCCATGCGCCAGGCCGCCGCCGCGCGCGACGCCGCCCAGGCCGAACTCGACAAGGCCCAGGCAGCGCGCCAGCGCCTCCAGGCCGCCCTCGACGCCGAACGCGAGACCAGCGCGCGCCTGGCCGCCGACCTGCAAGCCCAGTCCGCGCGCCTGGAGGCCGCCAGCGGACAGCTGGACACCCTGCTGGCCGAGCTCGACCCGGTGCTGGCGGACGCCTGCGGCGACGGCTGGCAGGCGGCGTGGCGGCGCGAGCCGGCCGCCTGGCGCGCCGCGCGCGCCCTGGAAGCGGCGCAATGGGCCGAGCAGACCGGGCTGCAGACGCGCAGCGCGGCGGCCATCGCCACGCTGGACACCGAACTCGCCGCGGCCCAGGAGCGCATCGCCCAGATCGACCGCGGCGGCGCCCAGGTGGCGGCCGAATGCCAGCGCATCGGGGACGAACTGGCGCGCATGCGCGCCGAACGCGGCGCCTTGTGGCAGGGCCGCGCCGCGCTGGAAGTGGAACGCGAGCTCGGCGCGGCGTTGGCCGCCGCGCGCGAACGCCTGGCCGCGCGCCAGGGCGCGGCCAACGAGGCGGCCCAGGCCGAGACGCGCGCCCGCGCCGCCCTCGGCCAGCTGGCCCAGCGCATTGCCGAGCTGGACGGGGCCGGGGCCCAGGCCGCCGCCGCCCTGGCCGACTGGCTCGAGGACTACCGGCGCCATGCCGACGGCCTGGACGCGGTCGAGGACGGCGCCGCCCTGGCCCAGTTGCTGAACGTGGGCGCCGCCTGGCTGGCCCAGGAGCGCGCCGCCCTTGGCGCGCTCGAGGCCGCCGTGACCGGCGCCACCGTGGTCCTCGGGGAGCGGCGCGCCCAGCGCCAGGCCCACCTGGAAAGCGCGCCGGCCGGCGGCCAGCCGATGGAAGAGGTCCAGGCGGCCTTCGAGGCCCTGGGCCAGGAACGCCGCGCCGCCCACGACACGGCCACCAGCCTGCGCCTGCAACTGGCCCAGGACGACGCGCGCCGCGAGCAGGCCAGGTCGGCCCTGGCCGAGATCGAACGCCAGCAGGAGGTCGAGCAGCGCTGGGGCAAGCTGGCGGAGCTGATCGGCTCGGCCGACGGCAAGAAGTTCCGCAACTACGCCCAGCAGTTCACGCTCGACGTCCTGCTCGGCTATGCCAACGCCCACCTGGCCCAGCTGGCGCGGCGCTACCGCCTGGAGCGCGTCACCTATGCCAACGCGCCCTCGCTGGCGCTGATGGTGCGCGACCAGGACATGGGCGGCGAGATCCGCTCGGTCAATTCGCTGTCGGGCGGCGAATCCTTCCTGGTCTCGCTGGCGCTGGCGCTCGGCCTGGCCTCGCTTTCCTCGAATCGGGTGCGGGTCGAGTCGCTGTTCATCGACGAGGGCTTCGGCAGCCTGGACAGCGAAACCCTGGGCGTGGCCATGGACGCGCTCGACGCCCTGCAGTCGCTGGGCCGCAAGGTCGGCGTGATTTCCCACGTCCAGGAAATGACCGAGCGCATCGCCACCAAGGTGCTGGTGCGCCCGGCCGGCGGCGGCAGCAGCCTCGTGATCGTCGAGTAG